The DNA window ACAAACTGAAGTGACCGAAGGAGGATGGGAGCGTCATGCTCCCATCCTTAAGATGAGTTGCGTCATGCTTTGAAGGTCAAGGATTTTGCTTGGCGATGGTGGCGGCAATCCGGCAGCGGCCGCCACTTGCGCTTGAAAGGAGGTCAGTCGGTGAAGCCCCAAACGACGGTCGTGACGAAGCCCGCCGCCCGGAGGAAACGCCTCTCTCTCCTCAGCGATCCGGTCATGGGCTACCTGTTTACCCTTCCGGTGATCGTTTCCCTGGCCGTGTTTCTGATCGGCCCCATCTTCTACGCCTTTTTTCTCAGCTTTCAGTCCTTCACCTTTCTCAATCCCGAGGGCGCCGAGTTCGTCGGCCTGGACAATTACATTCAGATGTTCCAGGATGAGCGCTTCAGGCGCGCCCTTCTCAACACCAGCATCTATTCGCTGGGGGTGGTGCCCGTCCAGGTGAGCATCGCCCTGATGCTGGCCCTGATCGTCAACAGCAAGATCAAGGGGAAAACTTTTTTCCGGGTCGCCTACTTTTTGCCCACGGTCACGTCCACGGTGGCCGTCTCGGTCATGTTTCTCTTTCTCTTCAAAAAGGACGGGCTGGTGAACCATTTCCTCGCCTTGTTCGGCATTCCGGCGAGGAGCTGGTTTGACGACGTCACCTTCGCCCTTCCCTCCATCATGATGATGGCGGTGTGGAGCACCGTGGGACAGTTCATGGTGATCTACCTGGCGGGACTGCAGGACATCCCCGATGACCTGTACGAAGCCGCCCAGATCGACGGGGCGAACCGCTGGCAGCAGTTTTGGCACATCACGCTGCCGATGCTGAAGCCCACCACTTTCTTCATCGTGGTGATGTCCATTATCGGCACCTTTCAGGTCTTCGACCAGATGTACGTGATTTCCGGCGGAGACGGAGGTCCCCTGGACGCCACGCTGACGGTGGTGCTCTACCTGTACAACAAGGCCTTCAAGGATTTCGAGATGGGATATGCCTCGGCCATCGCTTTCTTCCTCTTTTTCGTCATCCTTATCCTGACGTTGATCCAGCGGAAATTCTTCGGCGAAGAGATGCGCATGTGAAGGGAGGGGATGTCCTTTGAAGCGAATGCTTACACAACCCCTGTTCTACGTCATCGTGATCGGTTATGCCGTCGTGACCATCGGTCCCTTTCTCTGGTCCGTTTTCACTTCCTTCAAGATGACGCCGGATATCAACACCCTGTGGGTGCCCCTGGAGAGGCTCACCCTCGAAAACTATGAAAACATCGTGCTGAGTGACGAATACCCCTTTGCCCGCTGGTTTTGGAACAGTCTCTTGGTGGCGGTGATCGTCACCGCGGGCAACGTGGTCTTCAATTCCATGGCAGGGTATGCCCTGGCCCGGATTCCGTTTCCCGGCCGAAAGGCGTTGTTTTTGACGATTCTGGCGGTGATGATGGTGCCGGGTCAGGTAATCCTGGTTCCCATGTACATTCTCCTGAGCAACTTTGGATGGATCAACACCTATGCCGGTTTGACCATCCCCTTCCTCACCCAGAGCTTCGGGATTTTCCTCATGCGCCAGTTTTTCCTGTCCATTCCCCGGGAACTGGAAGAAGCGGGCTTTCTGGACGGATTGAGCCGCTGGGGGGTTTTCTGGCGGATCGTCATGCCCCTGGCGAAGCCGGCTTTGGCCGCGCAGGTCATCTTCATGTTTTTGGGGAACTGGAACAGCTTCATGTGGCCCAACCTGCTGACCACCTCGGAGGAGATGTACACCCTTCCCGTCGGGTTGAACAGCCTTTACGGGGAATACGACGCCTTCTGGAATCACGTGCTGGCCGGAGCCATGTTCATGACGGTTCCGATGATCATCGTCTTTCTCATCTTCCAGCGCCATTTCATCAAGGGATTGGCGACGACGGGCATCAAGTGACGGCGTTTTTACCGGGATGATTTCCACAGGGATTTCCCCCGAGGAGACAGGAAATCAGGCAGGGGACCCCGAAGATTTTCATGCCGATGAACAACTTGTGGATAGATCCGGAACTGGCGTGGGGGTGTGCCGCGAAATCGCCTTTTCATTTCGACGCGGTTCACCCCCTTTGTTCCGGCGTCCATCGGAAAAGCGGAGGTGGCCATGGAAGAAATCCTGCATCGTGCCTCCGAGATCGCCGTGGAGGCGGCCCGCTTTGCCGGAACCCTGATTCGGGAACGTTTTGGCGGTTCGTTTCGGGTCCGGGAAAAGGGGGATTTCGGCGACTTGGTGACGGAAGTGGACGAGCAGGCGGAGCAGGAGATCATTCGCCGGATTCGCCGTCATTTTCCCGATCACGCGATCCGGGGGGAGGAAACGGGCCAGTCGGGGGATGTGGGAGACTGGCTGTGGATGGTCGATCCCTTGGACGGAACGAACAATTTCGCCATCGGTCTGCCCCTCTGCGCCGTAAGCGTGACCCTGTTGTACCGGGATGTGCCGGTGTTGGGAGTGATCTGCGACGCCCATCTCGATCAGGTCTACGTCGCCCGGAGAGGGAAGGGGGCTTTTTGCGGCGAACAGCGGCTCCAGGCGGGTGTCGGCGGCAAGGATCCCAAGAAGATGACCCTCGGCTGGATCCAGGGACATCAGGTCCAGAAGGATCCCGTTGCGGCGAAGCTGAGGGAGCGCCTCGATCAAGGGGTGAAGCGGGTGCTCCGCCTTTGGGCGCCGTCCCTGCTTTGGTGCATGCTGGCCCGGGGAGATCTGGACGGGATTGTGCTGTACGATTCGGAGGGGGAGGACCTCTATGCAGGTTTACTCCTGGCGCAGGAGGCCGGAGTGTTGACGATGGATTTTGATGGCCGTCCCTTTGAAGGGAAGTCGCCCACCCCCTATATTTTGGCGTGCCGCCGGGAGGATCGGGAGACGCTTTGCCGTTTGATCCTTTGAAAGGGGGGATAGCCCATGTTGAGCCATCGAATCGATCAGAGCACGGAGTTGAAACTCTTGGAGCGGCACCACGCGGGGGCGATCTTCCGGTTGGTTGACGCCAACCGTGACCATCTGCGCCCCTGGTTTTTTTGGGTGGATGAAACGAAAAACGTCTCCGACTCGGAACAGTTCGTCCAAAAAGCGCTTGAAGGTTTCGCCCGGGGGACGGAGATCCATCTGGGCATCTGGGTGGATGGCGAAATGGCCGGAATCGTGGGAGCTCATACCATCGACCGGATCAAGTGTTATGCGGAAATCGGCTACTGGCTGGGGGAGCGTTTTCAGGGAAGGGGGATCGTCACGCGGGCCGTCCGCGCCCTGATCGATGAGCTGTTGGGCGAGCGTGGGCTGAACCGGGTGGAAATCCGCTGCGCCGCCAGCAACCGGCGAAGCCAAGGGGTGGCGGAGCGGCTCGGTTTTCGCCGGGAAGGACGGCTGAAAAAGGCAACCCTCGTCCGCGGAGAATTTGAGGACCTGCTCCTTTTCGGGATGCTGGCCGAGGAGTGGCGGGCCGGAAAAGGGGAGGGGGCGGGACGTTGACCGGTTCACAAACTTCCCCTGGTAATCGAGTCGCTTCGCGGATCGACTGATCGGTGGAACGGGGCTAATGCGAAGAGGTGTTGGTGTGATCACAAGGAAAAAAGAAAAACTCGTGAAAGGGTTAACAAAAAAGAGGGGCT is part of the Planifilum fimeticola genome and encodes:
- a CDS encoding carbohydrate ABC transporter permease yields the protein MGYLFTLPVIVSLAVFLIGPIFYAFFLSFQSFTFLNPEGAEFVGLDNYIQMFQDERFRRALLNTSIYSLGVVPVQVSIALMLALIVNSKIKGKTFFRVAYFLPTVTSTVAVSVMFLFLFKKDGLVNHFLALFGIPARSWFDDVTFALPSIMMMAVWSTVGQFMVIYLAGLQDIPDDLYEAAQIDGANRWQQFWHITLPMLKPTTFFIVVMSIIGTFQVFDQMYVISGGDGGPLDATLTVVLYLYNKAFKDFEMGYASAIAFFLFFVILILTLIQRKFFGEEMRM
- a CDS encoding carbohydrate ABC transporter permease, translated to MLTQPLFYVIVIGYAVVTIGPFLWSVFTSFKMTPDINTLWVPLERLTLENYENIVLSDEYPFARWFWNSLLVAVIVTAGNVVFNSMAGYALARIPFPGRKALFLTILAVMMVPGQVILVPMYILLSNFGWINTYAGLTIPFLTQSFGIFLMRQFFLSIPRELEEAGFLDGLSRWGVFWRIVMPLAKPALAAQVIFMFLGNWNSFMWPNLLTTSEEMYTLPVGLNSLYGEYDAFWNHVLAGAMFMTVPMIIVFLIFQRHFIKGLATTGIK
- a CDS encoding inositol monophosphatase family protein, producing MEEILHRASEIAVEAARFAGTLIRERFGGSFRVREKGDFGDLVTEVDEQAEQEIIRRIRRHFPDHAIRGEETGQSGDVGDWLWMVDPLDGTNNFAIGLPLCAVSVTLLYRDVPVLGVICDAHLDQVYVARRGKGAFCGEQRLQAGVGGKDPKKMTLGWIQGHQVQKDPVAAKLRERLDQGVKRVLRLWAPSLLWCMLARGDLDGIVLYDSEGEDLYAGLLLAQEAGVLTMDFDGRPFEGKSPTPYILACRREDRETLCRLIL
- a CDS encoding GNAT family N-acetyltransferase, producing the protein MLSHRIDQSTELKLLERHHAGAIFRLVDANRDHLRPWFFWVDETKNVSDSEQFVQKALEGFARGTEIHLGIWVDGEMAGIVGAHTIDRIKCYAEIGYWLGERFQGRGIVTRAVRALIDELLGERGLNRVEIRCAASNRRSQGVAERLGFRREGRLKKATLVRGEFEDLLLFGMLAEEWRAGKGEGAGR